A window of the Haloquadratum walsbyi C23 genome harbors these coding sequences:
- a CDS encoding MgtC/SapB family protein encodes MVTPVTDPLTEVLFRLLIGVGLAALIGLEREQSESGGTFAGSRTFPLFALYGALISAFFPRILSLAVSALVVPLTVAYAGKVWYEQDIGLTTLMAALLTTILGAMTMHSETGAIIAIIVGGTVTVLLSVKDPIHEFANQIEETERLASAKFILVVLVVLPALPDRPLDSLYGLNPRFIWLMVVFVTGLGFGAYVLAQFLKPEQSIAVTGVIGGFVSSTATTVSMAEKTVENETLYHVCAFAVVTASIVMFPRALIEVAVVNPTLLPSVAIPLGVMSVVGIVAAGVLYWLTTSDETIESEELKNPFRLQPALLFGVVFAVVLLVSEHAHELLGTSGVYAMAFFSGLADVDAMTITLSRLAAEGTISTQVATTGIVIAAIANTLVKAALAWLLGTQRLGRLVSIVLGVVIVSGLALLIV; translated from the coding sequence ATGGTCACTCCCGTAACCGATCCACTCACGGAGGTTTTGTTTCGACTCCTCATCGGTGTGGGACTTGCGGCGCTTATTGGATTGGAGCGAGAGCAAAGCGAGTCTGGTGGAACATTCGCCGGGAGCCGTACCTTTCCGCTGTTTGCGCTCTATGGAGCACTCATCTCGGCATTCTTCCCGAGAATCCTTTCGCTTGCTGTCAGCGCACTTGTCGTCCCGCTCACAGTCGCGTACGCTGGGAAGGTCTGGTATGAACAAGATATTGGTCTGACAACGTTGATGGCTGCACTTCTCACCACAATACTGGGAGCGATGACCATGCATTCTGAGACCGGTGCCATCATTGCAATTATTGTCGGCGGGACTGTGACCGTGCTCCTCTCGGTTAAGGATCCAATCCATGAGTTTGCCAACCAGATCGAAGAGACTGAGCGTCTAGCTTCGGCGAAGTTTATTCTGGTTGTCCTCGTTGTTCTCCCGGCGCTTCCAGACCGTCCACTCGACAGTCTCTATGGGCTCAATCCACGGTTTATCTGGTTAATGGTCGTGTTCGTCACCGGACTTGGCTTCGGTGCGTACGTACTCGCACAGTTTCTCAAACCTGAACAGAGCATCGCTGTAACCGGAGTTATCGGCGGATTTGTTTCCTCAACAGCAACGACAGTTTCGATGGCTGAGAAAACAGTCGAAAATGAGACGTTGTACCACGTTTGCGCATTCGCAGTTGTCACTGCGTCTATTGTGATGTTCCCACGAGCGCTCATTGAAGTCGCGGTCGTCAATCCAACGTTACTCCCGAGTGTCGCTATCCCATTGGGTGTCATGAGTGTCGTTGGGATTGTCGCTGCAGGAGTGTTGTACTGGCTAACAACGTCCGATGAGACAATCGAATCCGAAGAATTAAAAAATCCATTTCGACTCCAACCGGCGCTCCTGTTTGGCGTGGTATTCGCGGTTGTGCTTCTCGTCTCCGAGCATGCGCACGAATTACTTGGCACGTCGGGTGTGTACGCCATGGCATTCTTCTCTGGGCTGGCAGATGTCGATGCAATGACTATTACACTGAGTAGACTCGCTGCTGAGGGGACGATTTCAACGCAGGTTGCAACCACGGGGATCGTCATTGCAGCCATCGCAAACACGCTGGTCAAGGCGGCTTTGGCGTGGCTCTTAGGGACGCAGCGTCTTGGTCGGCTTGTCTCTATCGTACTGGGCGTCGTCATCGTGAGTGGTCTCGCGTTGCTCATAGTATAG